The following are from one region of the Cetobacterium somerae genome:
- a CDS encoding DNA-3-methyladenine glycosylase I, with product MVRCPWCESSDLYRKYHDEEWGKPVYDDRTHFEFLVLESAQSGLSWITILKKRENYRVEYDNFNPDIVALYNEDKILKMLENPGIVRYRKKIESSINNAKEFLKIQKEFGSFNEYIWSFTEKKIIKNSWITLNEVPAKTELSDIIAKDLKKRGFKFLGSTTVYSYLQAVGIVNDHLVECEFRD from the coding sequence ATGGTAAGATGTCCTTGGTGTGAAAGTAGTGATCTATATAGAAAGTATCATGATGAAGAGTGGGGAAAGCCAGTTTATGATGATAGAACTCATTTTGAATTTTTAGTTTTAGAATCAGCTCAATCAGGATTAAGTTGGATAACAATATTAAAAAAAAGAGAAAATTATAGAGTAGAATATGATAACTTTAATCCAGATATAGTAGCTTTATATAATGAAGATAAAATATTGAAAATGTTAGAAAATCCTGGAATAGTTAGATATAGAAAAAAGATAGAATCATCTATAAACAATGCAAAAGAATTTTTGAAAATTCAAAAAGAATTTGGTTCTTTTAATGAATATATATGGTCTTTTACAGAAAAGAAAATTATAAAAAATAGTTGGATAACTTTAAATGAAGTTCCAGCAAAAACAGAGTTATCAGATATAATAGCCAAAGATTTGAAAAAAAGAGGATTTAAGTTCTTAGGAAGTACAACGGTTTATTCATATCTTCAAGCTGTAGGAATAGTAAATGACCACTTGGTAGAGTGTGAATTTAGAGATTAA
- a CDS encoding NfeD family protein, translating into MLLWFILGIVFLVIEILTFGLISIWFALGAFLTMIFYEASLENQFYIFVGASLLFLVLIRKLALKHFKGNSKELNRIKGKIVKIEKIEVRGSNNFYTVYLDGKIWEGISKSNFNVGDEAIVEKIMGNKLVLSKKS; encoded by the coding sequence ATGTTACTTTGGTTTATTCTAGGAATCGTATTTTTAGTTATTGAGATTTTAACATTTGGACTTATATCTATTTGGTTTGCATTAGGAGCTTTTTTAACAATGATTTTCTACGAAGCTTCCTTAGAAAATCAGTTTTATATTTTTGTTGGCGCTTCTTTGCTTTTTTTAGTTCTAATTCGAAAACTTGCCTTAAAACATTTTAAAGGAAATAGTAAAGAACTGAATCGTATTAAAGGAAAAATTGTAAAAATTGAAAAGATTGAAGTGCGTGGAAGTAATAATTTCTATACTGTATACTTAGATGGAAAAATCTGGGAAGGTATATCTAAATCTAACTTCAATGTTGGAGATGAAGCTATCGTAGAGAAAATTATGGGAAATAAATTGGTTTTATCTAAAAAATCTTAG
- a CDS encoding SPFH domain-containing protein — protein MLFLFILILIAIFLIGTHIRIVAQSQAFVVERLGAYLATWDVGLNVLIPFVDRIAKRVSLKEQVIDFPPQPVITKDNVTMQIDSVVYFQITDPKLYTYGVENPLNAIENLTATTLRNLIGELELDATLTSRDTINTKMRVILDEATDPWGIKINRVELKNIIPPAEIQDAMEKQMKAERERRESILRAEGQKTSAILVAEGEKEAAILRAEAKKETAIREAEGEAEAILSIQKANAEAIRLIKEAAPDKSVLMIKGMEAFEKVANGQATKIIIPSELQNIVTLSELFHESKK, from the coding sequence ATGTTATTTTTATTTATTTTAATACTTATTGCTATATTTTTAATTGGAACACATATTAGAATTGTTGCTCAATCACAAGCTTTTGTTGTAGAAAGATTAGGTGCGTATTTAGCGACTTGGGATGTTGGTTTAAATGTTTTAATCCCATTTGTTGATAGAATTGCTAAAAGAGTCTCTTTAAAAGAGCAAGTTATAGACTTTCCACCACAACCAGTTATTACAAAGGATAACGTTACTATGCAAATAGACTCTGTTGTTTATTTCCAAATTACTGATCCAAAACTATATACTTATGGTGTTGAGAATCCTTTAAATGCTATTGAGAATTTAACAGCAACAACTTTAAGAAACTTAATTGGTGAGTTAGAGCTTGATGCTACTTTAACATCAAGAGATACAATAAATACTAAAATGAGAGTTATTCTAGACGAAGCTACTGATCCATGGGGAATAAAAATAAATAGAGTAGAACTTAAAAATATTATTCCGCCAGCTGAAATTCAAGATGCTATGGAAAAACAGATGAAAGCTGAAAGAGAAAGAAGAGAATCAATACTACGAGCTGAAGGACAAAAAACATCTGCTATTTTAGTTGCTGAAGGAGAAAAAGAAGCTGCTATATTAAGAGCTGAGGCAAAAAAAGAAACTGCTATTAGAGAGGCTGAAGGAGAAGCTGAAGCTATTCTTAGTATTCAAAAGGCAAATGCTGAAGCCATTAGACTTATTAAAGAAGCTGCTCCTGATAAAAGCGTTCTTATGATTAAGGGAATGGAAGCTTTTGAAAAAGTTGCAAATGGCCAGGCTACAAAAATTATTATTCCTAGTGAATTACAAAATATAGTTACTTTAAGTGAGCTTTTCCACGAATCTAAAAAATAA
- a CDS encoding pirin family protein — protein MIIKKLKSHMGETKYDWLYSVHHFSFGDYYDSNNLGVGPLRVINDDIIAPHTGFEMHPHKNMEILTYILEGAITHKDSIHNEKMKVEKGSVQYMSAGTGVAHSEINEEDIETRLAQVWIIPDKSDYEPKYGQVNFKWEDRINKFLLIASGVKEAPIKINQNVNMYALYLEKGKKIKFSPEKGYGYYMAFFQGKTQVDELIIEKYEAIMGDENIEMTSLEDSHMLIFEIKKK, from the coding sequence ATGATAATAAAAAAATTAAAAAGTCATATGGGTGAAACAAAATATGATTGGTTGTATTCTGTTCATCACTTTTCTTTTGGAGATTACTACGATTCTAATAATTTAGGTGTTGGACCGTTAAGAGTTATAAATGACGATATCATAGCACCTCATACAGGATTTGAAATGCATCCACATAAAAATATGGAAATTCTAACATATATATTAGAGGGAGCTATAACTCATAAAGATAGTATTCATAATGAGAAGATGAAAGTAGAAAAAGGTTCAGTCCAATATATGAGTGCAGGAACAGGTGTTGCTCATTCAGAAATAAATGAAGAGGACATAGAAACAAGATTAGCTCAAGTTTGGATAATTCCTGATAAAAGTGATTATGAACCAAAGTATGGACAAGTTAATTTCAAATGGGAAGATAGAATTAATAAATTTTTATTAATTGCTTCTGGAGTAAAAGAAGCACCGATAAAAATAAATCAAAATGTAAATATGTATGCTCTATATTTAGAGAAAGGGAAAAAAATAAAATTTTCTCCAGAAAAAGGGTATGGATATTATATGGCTTTTTTTCAAGGGAAAACACAAGTAGATGAGTTGATTATAGAAAAATATGAAGCTATAATGGGAGATGAAAATATTGAAATGACTTCATTAGAAGATAGTCATATGCTTATTTTTGAAATAAAAAAGAAGTAA
- a CDS encoding murein L,D-transpeptidase catalytic domain family protein produces MIKNILVILFTLASSTMASMGNYSINEKLNLDSSLSIENIKVRSSNKFAFLPNSSVENLYKELNLTNKMDFTTFSNAISGMKKLKDVKEDIITIIDFTKSSIKERFFVIDLKNKKTLFSTYVMHGKNSGESIPKEFSNAVNSFKSSPGFYKTENTYNGEYGYSLRLNGLEKGINDKARERAIVVHGSQYAKPKPGAKKLDRSLGCPAIPKEISDKVINKIKDGRLLYIHTNEKSYVQKSSII; encoded by the coding sequence ATGATAAAAAATATATTAGTTATACTATTTACTTTAGCTAGTTCTACTATGGCTTCAATGGGAAATTATTCAATTAATGAAAAATTAAATTTAGATTCATCTCTTTCAATAGAAAATATAAAAGTAAGAAGCAGTAACAAATTTGCGTTTTTACCAAATAGTTCAGTGGAAAATTTATATAAAGAATTAAATTTAACAAATAAAATGGATTTTACAACTTTTTCAAATGCTATTTCAGGAATGAAAAAATTAAAAGATGTAAAAGAGGATATTATAACGATAATCGATTTTACAAAATCTTCAATTAAAGAGAGATTTTTTGTAATTGATTTAAAAAATAAAAAGACATTATTTTCAACATATGTTATGCATGGTAAAAATAGTGGTGAAAGTATTCCAAAAGAGTTTTCTAATGCAGTAAATTCTTTTAAAAGTTCTCCAGGATTTTATAAAACGGAGAATACATACAATGGTGAATATGGATATTCTTTAAGATTAAATGGATTAGAAAAAGGAATTAATGATAAAGCTAGAGAAAGAGCTATAGTTGTTCATGGATCTCAATATGCTAAACCAAAACCAGGTGCAAAAAAATTAGATAGAAGTTTAGGATGTCCTGCTATTCCAAAAGAGATATCAGACAAAGTTATAAATAAGATAAAAGATGGAAGACTACTTTATATACATACTAATGAGAAGAGTTATGTTCAAAAGAGCTCTATAATTTAG
- a CDS encoding FUSC family protein translates to MDQLIQKTIITITSIVITTVVGQFFNVEPIGLFYTAITCVIITHVDFEKLIENAKNRGFGTLIGGVIGIIFSYIPFPLILKVIIGEFIIIFFCEKKLKIPSAIASVVFLIIVYRITSEAPYLYGFKRVLDTFIGIIITVVITYIFKKINIFK, encoded by the coding sequence ATGGACCAATTAATTCAAAAAACTATTATTACTATCACTTCTATTGTCATTACCACCGTAGTTGGTCAATTTTTCAATGTTGAACCAATTGGACTTTTTTATACAGCAATTACTTGCGTTATCATAACTCATGTTGATTTTGAAAAACTAATTGAAAATGCCAAAAACAGAGGTTTTGGTACTCTAATTGGAGGAGTTATCGGTATTATCTTTTCGTATATTCCATTTCCATTAATACTAAAAGTTATTATTGGAGAATTTATTATTATTTTCTTTTGTGAAAAAAAATTGAAAATACCCTCTGCTATTGCTTCTGTAGTTTTTTTAATTATAGTTTATAGAATTACTTCTGAAGCTCCATATTTATATGGATTCAAAAGAGTTCTAGATACATTTATTGGTATTATTATAACTGTAGTTATTACATATATTTTTAAAAAAATTAATATCTTCAAATAA
- a CDS encoding alkaline phosphatase translates to MSKMKIKLVTLTAFLAMTAVTQGVQLKDVKPGFAKNVIFLIPDGSSSTVSTLTRAVYNNGESLNIDEMASGMVKTYNSDTFIADSAPAGTALATGWKTQDKLIGVKPKAATLNGARVPEVGDELAPAASVLEAAKLEGKAVGIVATSEVLHATPADFTTHSIHRNNYSVIGEQQVHQNLNVVFGGGKSYLKKDNATEANSKKRTDGEDMLEALQANGYNIVQTLDEMKSLNKDFVWGLFAEKDIPYDLDRDKATTPSLAEMTEKAIELLSKDKDGFFLMVEGSKVDWAGHANNPIAITSEYAAFDKAVGVALDYAKKNSDTLVVAVTDHGTGGLSIGNLKTSYNYPELPVDVFTKDMKKAKFTEVLTAEKISKDKANAKSLAKEMLGLDLTNEELNTIEKAQKTSEIETILGKVMSDRAHLGWTTNGHTGEDVPLYVYTSNYANQLTGTVNNSDIALYIAKAMNLDLDKATDELFVSGKKIKNMGIELNIDSTNKFQPVFKLSKNGKQYTFHENKNYYETDGKKVKFNGIVVFNGNEVFIPNAAIKDIK, encoded by the coding sequence ATGAGTAAAATGAAGATTAAGTTAGTAACACTAACAGCATTTTTAGCAATGACAGCTGTAACACAAGGGGTACAATTAAAAGATGTAAAGCCAGGATTTGCTAAAAATGTAATCTTTTTAATTCCAGATGGATCAAGTTCAACAGTGTCAACTTTAACTAGAGCAGTATATAATAATGGTGAAAGTTTAAATATTGATGAGATGGCATCAGGAATGGTAAAAACTTATAACTCAGATACTTTTATAGCAGATTCAGCACCAGCAGGAACAGCTCTTGCAACAGGGTGGAAAACACAAGATAAACTAATAGGGGTAAAACCTAAAGCAGCAACTTTAAATGGAGCAAGAGTTCCAGAGGTAGGGGATGAGCTAGCTCCAGCAGCTTCAGTTTTAGAAGCAGCTAAGTTAGAGGGAAAAGCTGTTGGAATTGTTGCAACTTCTGAAGTTTTACATGCTACTCCAGCAGATTTTACAACACACTCAATACATAGAAATAACTATTCTGTAATAGGAGAGCAACAAGTTCATCAAAATTTAAATGTAGTTTTTGGAGGGGGAAAAAGTTATCTTAAAAAGGATAATGCAACAGAGGCAAACTCTAAAAAGCGTACTGATGGTGAGGATATGTTAGAAGCATTACAAGCTAATGGTTATAATATTGTTCAAACTTTAGATGAGATGAAAAGTCTGAATAAAGATTTTGTATGGGGACTATTTGCTGAAAAAGATATACCTTATGATTTAGATCGTGATAAAGCAACAACTCCATCTTTAGCAGAGATGACAGAGAAAGCTATTGAACTTTTATCAAAAGATAAAGATGGGTTCTTCTTAATGGTAGAAGGTTCTAAAGTTGATTGGGCTGGACATGCCAATAATCCAATTGCTATTACATCTGAGTATGCAGCTTTTGATAAAGCTGTAGGAGTGGCATTAGATTATGCAAAGAAAAACAGTGATACTTTAGTAGTAGCAGTAACAGATCATGGAACTGGAGGATTATCTATAGGAAATTTAAAAACGTCATATAATTATCCTGAACTACCTGTGGATGTATTTACAAAGGATATGAAAAAAGCTAAATTTACAGAGGTTCTAACAGCTGAAAAAATATCAAAGGATAAAGCTAATGCAAAGAGTTTAGCTAAAGAGATGTTAGGATTAGATTTAACAAATGAAGAGTTAAATACAATTGAAAAAGCTCAAAAAACCTCTGAGATAGAGACAATTTTAGGAAAAGTTATGAGTGATAGAGCTCACTTAGGTTGGACAACAAATGGGCATACAGGAGAGGATGTACCTCTTTATGTTTATACATCTAACTATGCAAATCAATTAACAGGAACTGTTAATAATTCTGATATAGCTTTATATATTGCAAAAGCTATGAATTTAGATTTAGATAAAGCAACAGATGAGTTATTTGTATCTGGTAAAAAAATCAAAAATATGGGAATAGAGTTAAATATAGATTCAACAAACAAATTCCAACCTGTATTCAAACTAAGTAAAAATGGAAAGCAGTACACATTCCATGAAAATAAAAATTACTATGAAACAGATGGAAAAAAAGTTAAATTTAATGGAATAGTTGTATTTAATGGTAATGAAGTATTTATTCCAAATGCAGCTATAAAAGATATAAAATAG
- a CDS encoding PHP domain-containing protein, with protein sequence MKGDLHIHSSISDCNYSIEDIVKKAKENGVTHISITDHDTILGIEEALKHGKKYGIEVIPGVEISAYDYKRERKVHILGYKNLGENVKKICEEIPKKREELSRKYFDEIKKKGYDISWERIKKYSGKTGVFKQHIVIDLIKQGYTEKIYGELYQKLFKEETSIKDMEYIDVYKVIKAIKQDGGIAIMAHPSLYKNEKLITELICEGLDGIEVYHPKHSKRDIELLEEIAKKNNLLITGGTDFHGDIDSKYIEIGSFYCKEESLKKIV encoded by the coding sequence ATGAAAGGTGATTTACATATTCATTCATCAATATCAGATTGTAATTATTCAATAGAAGATATTGTGAAAAAAGCTAAAGAAAATGGAGTAACACATATCTCAATAACGGATCATGATACAATTTTAGGAATTGAAGAGGCTTTAAAACATGGGAAGAAATATGGGATTGAAGTAATACCTGGAGTTGAAATATCAGCATATGATTATAAAAGAGAGCGAAAAGTTCATATATTAGGGTATAAAAATCTAGGCGAAAATGTTAAAAAAATTTGTGAAGAGATTCCTAAAAAAAGAGAAGAACTATCTAGAAAGTATTTTGATGAAATAAAGAAAAAAGGTTATGATATATCTTGGGAAAGAATAAAAAAATATTCTGGAAAAACAGGAGTATTTAAGCAACATATAGTAATAGATTTAATAAAACAAGGTTATACTGAAAAAATTTATGGAGAATTATATCAAAAATTATTTAAAGAAGAAACATCGATAAAAGATATGGAATATATAGATGTATATAAAGTAATCAAAGCTATTAAACAAGATGGTGGAATTGCTATAATGGCTCATCCTTCATTATATAAAAATGAAAAATTAATTACAGAGTTAATTTGTGAAGGTTTAGATGGGATAGAAGTTTATCATCCGAAACATTCTAAAAGAGATATTGAATTGTTGGAAGAAATCGCAAAAAAAAATAATCTTTTGATAACAGGAGGAACAGATTTTCATGGAGATATAGATAGTAAATATATTGAAATTGGAAGTTTTTATTGCAAGGAGGAAAGTTTGAAAAAAATAGTTTAA
- a CDS encoding phosphonate C-P lyase system protein PhnL produces MEGFIRKYETRKPILEIKGLYKNFDLYNLDVEIKGCQNINFSVYEGEFIGITGTSGSGKSTILKCLYRNYLPTKGEILYVSDNYGPIDIAKASERQMVKIRKDEIGYVSQFLKVMPRVTAKEFVKEAVLEISGDKELAEKEALKMLEHFKISKELWEAFPNTFSGGEKLRLNIAKAMIKKPKLLILDEPTASLDNGSKILVKELIEDLKNQGTTMLGIFHDIEFMENVIDREYNMSKGKIEA; encoded by the coding sequence ATAGAAGGATTTATAAGAAAATACGAAACTAGAAAACCTATACTTGAAATCAAAGGTTTATATAAAAATTTTGATTTATATAACTTAGATGTTGAGATAAAAGGATGTCAAAATATAAACTTTTCAGTTTATGAGGGAGAGTTTATAGGTATAACAGGAACTAGTGGAAGTGGAAAATCTACAATTTTAAAGTGTCTTTATAGAAATTATTTGCCTACAAAAGGTGAAATCTTATATGTTTCAGACAATTATGGACCAATAGATATTGCTAAGGCCAGTGAAAGACAAATGGTTAAAATAAGAAAAGATGAAATTGGATATGTTTCTCAATTTTTAAAAGTTATGCCAAGAGTAACAGCTAAAGAGTTTGTAAAAGAAGCTGTGTTAGAAATAAGTGGAGATAAAGAGTTAGCAGAAAAAGAAGCTTTAAAAATGTTAGAACACTTTAAGATATCAAAAGAGTTGTGGGAAGCTTTTCCTAATACATTTAGTGGTGGAGAAAAATTAAGATTAAATATTGCTAAAGCTATGATAAAAAAACCAAAGCTTTTAATTTTAGATGAACCAACAGCATCTTTAGATAATGGTTCTAAAATATTAGTAAAAGAATTAATAGAAGATTTAAAAAATCAAGGTACAACAATGTTGGGAATATTTCACGATATTGAATTTATGGAAAACGTAATAGATAGAGAATATAATATGTCAAAAGGAAAGATAGAAGCGTAA
- a CDS encoding alpha-D-ribose 1-methylphosphonate 5-triphosphate diphosphatase: MKTCIYNGKIVTPNEIVKGAIYIANGKIEKIISGDIHQLKGGYKNLNANGNWVLPGIVDCHSDAVELELQPRPTSIFSMDIAFKELEKKLISSGITTMYHSLSISKNIFGEEKVKKYYRTSKGVDELSKWICENRKDSLINHKLHIRYEIDNRDGIDQIKDLIKNGKVDQLSIMDHTPGQGQFRNLEKYKKVIAAYRDCSEDEALKFIKGSMENEKMSIEEIENMVKFARSYNIPVASHDDDLIEKIDLIEPWDVKISEFPITLEVAKYAKERGLYTVMGAPNILLGGSHSGNLSAEEAIKSEAVDILCSDYYPASILHSIFYMKKSGSCIKEMTKLTSLNPAKALSIDNLTGSLEEGKIADILVVEERDSLPIVKNVFSSGKMIMSIGG, encoded by the coding sequence ATGAAAACATGCATATATAACGGAAAAATAGTAACGCCAAATGAAATAGTAAAAGGTGCTATTTATATAGCAAATGGAAAAATAGAGAAAATAATTTCAGGAGATATACATCAATTAAAAGGTGGTTACAAAAATTTAAATGCCAACGGAAATTGGGTTTTACCAGGAATTGTAGATTGTCATAGTGATGCGGTTGAATTAGAGCTTCAACCAAGACCAACGAGTATATTTTCTATGGATATAGCTTTTAAGGAATTAGAAAAGAAGCTAATATCTTCAGGAATTACAACGATGTATCATTCTCTTTCTATTTCTAAAAATATATTTGGAGAAGAAAAAGTAAAAAAATATTATAGAACATCAAAAGGTGTGGATGAACTATCAAAATGGATTTGTGAAAATAGAAAAGATTCTCTTATAAATCATAAATTGCATATAAGGTATGAAATAGATAATAGAGATGGAATAGATCAAATTAAAGATTTAATAAAAAATGGTAAAGTTGACCAACTTTCGATAATGGATCATACACCAGGACAAGGACAATTTAGAAATTTAGAAAAATATAAAAAGGTTATAGCAGCATATAGAGATTGTTCAGAGGATGAAGCGTTAAAATTTATAAAGGGTTCAATGGAAAATGAAAAAATGTCTATAGAAGAGATTGAAAATATGGTTAAGTTTGCAAGAAGTTATAATATACCAGTGGCATCTCATGATGATGATTTAATTGAAAAAATAGATTTAATAGAACCTTGGGATGTAAAAATAAGTGAGTTTCCAATAACCCTAGAGGTTGCAAAATACGCAAAAGAAAGGGGACTATATACAGTAATGGGAGCACCAAATATTTTATTAGGTGGATCTCATAGCGGAAATCTTTCAGCAGAAGAGGCTATAAAAAGTGAAGCAGTAGATATTTTATGTTCTGATTATTACCCAGCTTCTATACTACATTCAATATTTTATATGAAAAAGAGTGGAAGTTGCATAAAAGAAATGACTAAACTGACATCTTTAAATCCAGCTAAGGCTTTATCTATAGATAACTTGACAGGATCTTTAGAGGAGGGGAAAATAGCAGATATTTTAGTAGTTGAAGAAAGAGATAGTTTACCTATTGTAAAAAATGTATTTTCATCAGGAAAGATGATAATGAGTATTGGAGGCTAA
- a CDS encoding ATP-binding cassette domain-containing protein gives MQEKPILEIKNLRKKFGEGCDYCLENPKSFKINRCPKCGTVWGCKDVTFEVYPGEILGVVGESGSGKSTMMKCLYFDQDVDGGKGLIAGYESENIFSESSQKRRYIRNNLMGMVYQNPLLGLRLDYTSVGNIAEKLISAGDRNVKNMTDRAKELLTHVEIPLTRMKEFPKNFSGGMQQRVQISKALANNPPILLLDEVTTGLDLSVQAKVLDLIKSIQRELGVSMIVVSHDLGVIRMLADRTIVMLQGEIIEQGLTDQILDDPQHYYTQQLVHSLL, from the coding sequence ATGCAAGAAAAACCAATTTTAGAGATAAAAAATTTAAGAAAAAAATTTGGAGAGGGTTGTGATTACTGTTTAGAAAATCCAAAAAGTTTCAAAATAAACAGGTGTCCAAAATGTGGTACTGTATGGGGATGTAAAGATGTGACTTTTGAGGTATATCCCGGTGAAATTTTAGGAGTGGTTGGTGAATCTGGTTCTGGAAAGTCAACTATGATGAAGTGTTTATACTTTGATCAAGATGTTGACGGAGGAAAAGGTTTAATTGCTGGATATGAAAGTGAAAATATTTTTTCTGAAAGCTCTCAAAAAAGAAGATATATTAGAAATAATTTAATGGGAATGGTATATCAAAACCCATTGTTGGGACTACGTTTAGATTACACAAGTGTAGGAAATATAGCGGAGAAACTTATATCAGCAGGAGATAGAAATGTTAAGAATATGACAGATAGAGCAAAAGAACTGTTGACACATGTGGAAATTCCACTTACTAGAATGAAAGAATTTCCTAAAAACTTTAGTGGTGGAATGCAGCAAAGGGTTCAAATTTCAAAGGCTTTAGCAAATAATCCACCTATTTTATTGTTAGATGAAGTAACTACAGGATTAGATTTATCTGTACAAGCAAAAGTGTTAGATTTAATAAAATCTATTCAAAGAGAATTAGGTGTTTCTATGATTGTTGTTTCTCATGATTTGGGTGTAATAAGAATGTTGGCAGACAGAACAATAGTTATGTTACAAGGAGAGATAATAGAACAGGGATTAACAGATCAAATTTTGGATGATCCACAACATTACTATACTCAACAATTAGTTCATTCGCTTTTATAA
- a CDS encoding alpha-D-ribose 1-methylphosphonate 5-phosphate C-P-lyase PhnJ: MAVKYNYGFLDEDSKKEIRRSALKALAIPGYQVPFASRELPIGRGWGTGGLQLTLALIGKEDTLKVIDQGYDESVNAINLKKLISKCTDVKTTTDSEKATLIQTRHRVPEIPMRNDQILILQVPIPEPLREIEGSESETKKLHADTEYSGAWLSLYEDIVKFDEVTQGADYPTLVNDRYMMSPSPIPRYDNNKLNMSETTYLFGAGREKKIYALPPYTKVVSLAFEDFPFEVEDFKGKSCKICGATDVFLDEVFNQDTGDIFYQCSDTGYCEKRRKEV, from the coding sequence ATGGCTGTAAAATATAATTATGGATTTTTAGATGAAGATTCGAAAAAAGAGATAAGAAGATCCGCATTAAAAGCATTAGCAATTCCAGGGTATCAAGTTCCTTTTGCTTCGAGAGAATTACCAATTGGAAGAGGATGGGGAACAGGTGGATTACAACTAACTCTAGCTTTAATAGGAAAAGAAGATACTTTAAAAGTAATAGATCAAGGTTATGATGAAAGTGTAAATGCTATAAATTTAAAAAAGTTAATATCAAAGTGTACAGATGTAAAAACAACTACAGATTCAGAAAAGGCAACTTTAATTCAAACAAGACATAGAGTTCCAGAAATTCCAATGAGAAATGATCAAATTTTAATTTTACAAGTTCCAATTCCAGAACCTCTTAGAGAGATAGAAGGAAGTGAAAGTGAAACTAAAAAACTTCATGCAGATACAGAATACAGTGGAGCATGGCTATCTCTTTATGAAGATATTGTAAAATTTGATGAAGTTACACAGGGAGCAGATTATCCGACATTAGTAAATGATAGATATATGATGAGTCCTAGTCCTATTCCTAGATATGATAACAACAAATTGAATATGAGTGAAACAACATATTTATTTGGTGCAGGTCGTGAGAAAAAAATATATGCTTTACCACCGTATACGAAAGTTGTGTCTTTAGCATTTGAAGACTTTCCATTTGAAGTTGAAGATTTTAAAGGAAAAAGTTGTAAAATTTGTGGTGCTACGGATGTATTTTTAGATGAAGTTTTTAATCAAGATACAGGAGATATTTTTTATCAGTGTTCAGACACAGGTTATTGTGAAAAAAGAAGGAAAGAGGTATAA